The Aphelocoma coerulescens isolate FSJ_1873_10779 chromosome 8, UR_Acoe_1.0, whole genome shotgun sequence genome contains the following window.
CTCCCTGCAGCGCATGGCCCCGGCGGGTCAGCCCGGCGAAATTCAAGCTGCAGAAGCCACTGTGCAATTAATAAGTAACCGCTGTCCTTGGCTCCAGGCAGGGAGACGgtggggcaggagaggcaggagggcTTGATTTCCATCACAGCCGTCCCTAACAAAGGAGTGGCTCTCCAAGTGCAGCCGGTGCAGCGTCGGCATGTCCGTGTCGGCACAGTCCCGGCTTCCCAGCTCGGAGCGGGCTGGGCTCCTTGGGAACTGCTTGCCCCCAGGTCTCGGAGTGTGAGTGGACCTTGCCGAATGGTAACTACGGATGCTCcacttccctgctccctgtgcagGGCCCTGCCGGGGGAAGGGATACCTCTGTGGGAAGCTGAAGAACAGGCTGATTAGCATTAGTTTTTCCCTCAGGAAAATAGCACGGGCTACAGAAAATGATCTGTGGGAGTGTGGAACAAGCTGGATCCCCTTGCTCGTGTGTACTGGGCTTTGCTGGGGCTCCCGGCAGCGTGGTGCCGGCATTGCCAGCTGTGGGGAGCGGTGCTGCTCCCGGGGTTCTGGGTGCTGGAGGCTTGGAGCTGGCAGGCAGCTCCCTGCAAACCCAGGGCTGGTCCTGGGTGACTCAGTTTCGTGTCTGGATTGTAGAGTCCTGCACCCGTGTCCCAGCTTCTAGGCAGACACAGATCCTCCTGTTCCCATCCTCCCTCCCTATCCctggcaggagcacagggatggggaaaggTGAGATGAtgggactggaaagaaaaggcaaggaaaggcagagCAGGAACGCCCAAGcaagaagtaatggaaaatctGTCACTGCAGTGTTGCAATCAAATACAGAGCCTGGAGCATGAGCCGTGGTGCCACTTCTGGTTGTGGTGGGATGGTGGTGCCCATTGCTCCTGCCAAGGGCCCTGAAGCTACCAGAGAGGTGATGGTGGGAGATGGGTCCTGGCATGAGGATGGGGAGAGCTGTCCCACCATCCTGCTGTGCACTTGGCCATGGGGAGCACCAGTGCTGCGGCCCCAAGGGAGATGCTGAGCATcctctcccactgccatctcTGTTCACACTGTGTTGCCCACGGCCTTGGGCCGAaccctgcttggagctgcaggggcCCAGCAGGGTGGGGAGGTGAGGAGCCATGGGGAAGGAGGGGCACTTTGACAGCCTTAGTTGCTCCAGCATGTCCCAGAATCCTGCTCTTGCTGAAACGGGCCAGGAAACTGTCTTACTCTCCCGGCACTGCCTGCCAGAGATGACATCTCAGTGTGCAGAAGGAGCACTGTGCTCTGAACCAGCAACTACCCAGGAATGGTTTGTGTGTGGGCCTGCCCGTGCCTGGCTCTCACTGGCCACtctgctcctggctgtgtgATGGGCGAGGGAAGGGCTGCAGGCTGGACTCTGATTTTCTGGTGGTGCGCCTCGGCAGTGTGGGctgcatctcctgcatccctcgGGGTCCTGCCTGCCTTGCCTCACATGTGGGGCTGCTATGCAGCTGGAAAGTAGCTGATTCCTTGGGCTCAGCCCTGGCTGAACCCAGTGGCTGGCTGGAAACCCTGCTGATCCTCTCCCAGCACAGACACTGTCAAGCTGCCCAACCTCAAACGCATCCCATGCAGATGCTGCTTGATGAAGCCCTGTGGAAAATGGTGAGGGACTTGCTGGCCCTGCAAAGTGGAGTGGGAGATTGGAGGCTCCTGGCCAGGGAAGTGCCTGCAGGAGGTGAGGCTCTGTcagaggagaggcagggagcagcagggtggATAGGAGCCATGCTGTGCACTGGGGCTGTGGCTGGAAATCAAACAACCTTCGCTTGCACCCGAGTGGCTGGGCTATGCGGGGGCTCGGATCCCAAGGAAGACCTTGTCCCTCCCCTTGGCTGGAAGTGGGAGCCCCTGCCTGGGATATTCCTTGTTCCCCCTTGCTCTGCAGCAAGGCTGTACTGAGCTGGCTTTGTTGCACACTTGGAGGGAGCCCAAGGCCTGGAGGGCTGCCTTgccttgctgcagggaagctaAATATATATGTTTGGCCACAAATCAGGGTGCGGTGTAACCGTCAGCACCggctgtgggatgggggagaggagctgcctggctgtgcctgaggagggcaggggtggggatggggtgaGGGGCACGGGAAGGCAGTGCAGACCCTTGGCAGGGCAGCATGGCTGGGATATGGCCCGGCAGGGCATGGCAGGAAATCCTCAACCTGTCCTTCCACCTTTTCCATCTCTTGGCCACTTTTGAGGAACTGGGAAGGGGATTAGGCTGCTGGCTCACGGCTCTTGGCTTTGTTTCCAGCCATTTACCAGGCtcctttccctgcacttttctctcttcattccTTTGTGTCTGCAACTGCTTTGAAGCGCATCTACAGTCTGACAGCATCCCTCTCTGCCAGGGATGCCTGTCGCTGGATCCCTGTGGGGATTTGGCACCCTTACTGCCAGACTGGGCTTGTCAGcccttccctgtgccctcccagcGCTCTGGTAGGATGGACGGGGCACAgcgcagccctttgcagagACGCAGCTGCAGCTACAATTCCTTTTGCTGAATTAGCCTCcgcctgggagcagcactgacgTCAGGCTGTGGAAATACCTGTGCGAGGGACTGGAGCAGGctcggcgcggccggcggcacAGAAACTGGGAGGAGGGATGCTCTCTTCCCGTCCTGAGAGGATGCGCCCACCTCTGGCCTACGCCAGCTGCTGTGTCTGGGCATGGCGGTAATTAAGGGCTGAGCCGCGTTGTCTCTGGGGTGGGGCTGCTGTGGAGCCATGGGATCAGTCTGCCTTCACAGCCCCGCGGCTGCTTGCCTGCTCCTGGCCTCTGGATTTTGCAAGCTCTGGTGGCGTCCCTCGGCAGTGTGAGCTGCACCCCCTGCACAGAGCAAACCCACCTTACAGCTATGTCCTGCAGCCAGACGCGGACCTGGCTGTGCTCCACCTCTCCTTGGGGGTGTTTCCCCTGGGGAGAGTTTTATTTTCCGTGGGCACCCAGTGCCCGCCACGACAGTGTGGGTGACACAGGGCTGACAAACCCCTGAGCCACACACGTGTGGCAGAGGCCAAATTCCTGCAGTCAAGTACCCTTAACTCTGCCCTTTCAGGGGGTGCTGCACAGCTGGTTTAAATCCGGCTGGCTTGAGGGCTGTGTCTAAGCGTGGGATTCAGGTACCAGAGCAGGGTGTGCGTGCACTCGGTGTTATGCGGAGAGGATGGGGCATCGTATCTGGTGGCAGAGGCTGGGTGCAGTGATGTGTCTGCCCTCGAGCCTGTGCCATCCCATgctccctgcacagagctggacacagccccGGCACTGCTCTGCCCCAGGTTGCTCTTGCAGTGCCGGTGCTGGGGTGACCCCTGGGGTTGCTGGGGTGAGGAGCGGGGCtccccccagcagcaggaggatgtGGCCAGAGACTTTTCCTCTGGGGCTGATGCAATAGCGGAGCAGCTGTGGCCGAGTGACAGGAAATCTGGGCGCTGGTTCTTTCCCTCCGCAGTGATTTATGGGATGGTGTGgccgcaggctgctgccctggaaATGGGCTGGGGTGGCTCCaagctgcttcctctgctcgCTGCAAACAATGCCTTCTGGAAACCCATCCCGGCTGTGCCGGTCCCGGATGCATCCCCCGGGAATCCTTGTTTGCAGCCAGAGGATGCCTGACCAGCGCCTGCGCGGCATTTCCATCTGGAGGCACGGGGCAGCCCCCGTGGTTCccgggctgtccctgtgctccGGGTGCGCCCGGCCGCCTCCCgcctcctgccccatcccctgCCACGCACTGTGGGTGCCAGTGACATCCCTCTTGCTCTGCATGGCCGAGGGATGCATTGGCAGAGGGGCGCATCCGTCAGGGAGGAGCAAGGATTTCCATCTGCTGGAAtattatggcgggggggggggcggggggtcaTTGGGGGAGCATCGCGTATCGcggcagcaggaaggagctggTGGGGGCTGTGGCCAGCTATGATTGCAATGGCCTCTGGAAAACATCCGCCAGTAGCTTCCTCCTTGCTTTGTACCCGTGGCCATGACGGCGCTGGGTCGGGGCAGCGGGGGGAGCCGGGGGTGACGCAGCCGGAGCACAGCCCGGCCTGGCTGTGCATCCACTGTGACAAAGCTGAGTGGTTCTTTGGCCCCGAGCCCCTGGCTCGGCTTTCAGCCCATCACGCTCCGTTTCCCTCCCTGGTCACCCCGGGGAGGCACCCGTTCCTGCCCGGGGGGGCTGGGAGGATGCAGGGCTCCCGCGATGCCCCCAGGGCAGTGGGGTGCTGGGATCTCCGTATGCCCCTTGCTTTTGGGGAATccctggggtctggggggccTGGGGGCTGTTTACCCTGCAGCTGGTTCTCTGCTCTCAGAGACAGATGAGGgctgcagaggaaaaggagcgcaGTTCTGGCCCTGGCCCCTTCCTTGTGTGCTGCCTTTtgtgaggggctggggtgaTATGAGCCCTCCTGAGCCCCTGGGAGCCAGCAGAGATTTGCCCTGGCAACTTTGGGCAGGCAGGCACAGACCCCTGGCTGTGGTGGGGCACCCTTTCACCCTGCTGTCTGCTCCTGCCTGGGTTTGGTTAAACAGTTTGTGAATCACCGGGAGGTGGATTTGGAGTTTCTTCCGACTGATGCATGTCCCCACAGTTCATCTCCCACGTGCTTGCTTGGGGATACTCTCAGGAGTCTCCTGTGCACCCTGGTGCAAtggctctggctctgccccTTCACGCTGCCCCTGCCGCCACCGGCCATCCTGCTTTGCACTGGGGTTGAATTTTTGGGTGGTGATGGCATTGTTTCGGCTTATCTTGGCCTTGTGGCATGCCCCAGATGCAGCTGTTTGCCTTGGGAGGAGGGTGGCTCTGGAAGCCAGGACCTGCCCTTTGGGGAGCTCTTGACCCCCATCTGGAGTGGATGCAAACAGGTGACATTTGCTGAGGTCCTCGGGGGGAAACCCGACATCGCGGAGGAGGTCTTCTCGTGGAGTGGGGCCGGCTCCGGCTGCGCTTTTATTTGcttgttaaatattttatttggctCTTCTGATTTAGTTTTACGGTGGCTTTAACGGGCTCACAGCGTTTTCCAGCTGTCTCTGCACAtgtgcagggcagggggagggccagcaGGAATCCGTGGGGGGCACAAGGCAGCCCTCGGCCgcccaggagctgggagggagaagggatggTGCAAGGCTGGGGATGCAAGGCGAGCAGTggcagcctgtgctgcctcccAGGGTGCTCCTGGAGACCTGCATCTCCGTGCCAGACGGAGGGATTGTATTTGTACTCACATAACCAGTCTCAAAGCATTTGCCTTCCCCGAATTTGCCCACTGATGCTCTGATACTGTTTCCAGTGCCGGCAGCGAGTTGCTCCGCAGGTTTGTGGCCATGCTAAGCATGGTGGCTGTGCGCCCATCTGCACGTCGTGCCTGCTCCCGGGCTGGGGTTAAGGAGCACCCGCACGCCCAAGGGACAGGTGTTTTCCAGGGTCAAATGTCCATCGTGGGTGACAGTGGAGGCTGTCTGTCATTCCGTcctcctgggagcagcaccgggagcatctctggagctgcagctgaggcTCCCCGGGGAGAGGCTGGGTGTGCGTGGGGGGAGTGTGACTGAACGGGCGGGGTGGGCATGGAAACGCCAAATATTTGAATGGGAGTGAAGTCATTCCGGGTAACGTGGCGGGTAAAAATAGACACGGGGAGTGGGAAAGAAAATGCTACCGTTGCTGAACTGGCGTGTGGGAAAAGGCGGCTGTGGGATGGCAGCTGGGCGGTGTCCTGCATTCAGCTGGGATAGGGTTAATCTTCTTAATAGCTGGTGCAGTGCTACGAGGGGGCAGAGACTGGGGGGTTTGTGCCCACGTCCCACAGGGCTTCAGGGACTCTGGGGGCAGCAGCAGAGTGGTCCCTGTTTCCTGCAGCGTGGCTGATGTGTGCAATGTGAGCAGCCCCCCTTGAGCGACTTCCCCCCGTGGTTCCCGCAGCCTGGCTTCCCCGGGGGCTTCAGCAGGTGCTGGGCTGTGGCTCACCCGGCTCACCCGTCTCTCGTGTCCCCTGCAGCCGAGAAGGTGTCCTCCCTGGGCAAGGACTGGCACAAGTTCTGCCTGAAGTGTGAGCGCTGCAACAAGACCCTGACCCCGGGTGGGCATGCTGAGGTAAGAGCTGCCAGGGCGGGCAGggtgggagctgtgctggcatTCGGGGGGCCTGGTGGGATGGGAATCCTAGgaacagggctggggcagaTATCTAATGCCATGTggaggcgctgtccccgcggcATACAAGCCCAGGAGCACACACTGTGGCTTCAAACGCTGCTGCTGCAACTCAGGGTGCTCTtgtgcacagccctgggcaagCCACAGAGTGGTGCTGGCACCACGTGTCCCTCCTCTGTCATCCTGGGCTCCCAGGCGGCTGTGGTGGGGCTTGGCATGCACTGGGCAGACTTGTTTGGGCATTGCACAGGCTTTGGAGGCGTGTGTGTGCTGAGAGCCTGCACTGACCTGTGGTTAAAAACAGCAAGAATGGGGAATGCCTGGGTTGCCATGGCGATGAGAGCTCACCAgtggtgctctctgtgccctGGGGCTTGTGCTGGAGTGTGATGCCACTGCCACTGCCCAGCACTTGGGAGTGTGAAGGCGCCCTGCTGGTGGTGGCAGCTGCTCAGACTTGGGAGCAACTGTGTTTTTGCTGTGCGGTGTCCCAGCATGACACCCGGTGCCCTGGGTTTGGGCAGCACCTGTCAttccacagtgtcaccagcTCCTTAGCTTGGCTTTAGCGGGCGGCACAGccggggagcagcagggacagctgtgCTGGTTGCCCCCAGCCGGTGGGGAAGCGGGGCCTGTCCTGCCGGCAAGGACGGGGCTGCGTGGGTGGATCTGTGCTTCAGGCCCGGTTAAGCCCAGAAGATTTGCTGCTTCTCCATATAAGGTTGGATTCTGTTCCCATAGGGGATGGCAGCCAAGCCCCACTGACTGTGCTGCCAGCAGATTTGGCCCTTCCCTGCTTTATCTCCCTTCCTTTGAGGAGGCTAGGTTGGAAAGGTGTCGCGAGGAGACCAGTTAAATGTTTACCCTCCCCTCTGGCATGGCAACGCTGTGAGCACACTCATATTTATGCCTTGCAATATTTTGCAGCTGCCTTTGGCCAGATCACAGCCTTCTCACTCCCCTGGCCTTAcctctggctgtcccagcccttgCCTTTGGCACGgcactgctgctcagctgccacCCTGCCCTTTGTGAGCAAGGAGGCCTTGCCttgcagcagagggatggagggcaggagcagggctgagaTGCTGAGTGGAACCAAGCAAGCAATGGGGTAGGATCTTGCCTGAGAACGGGCTCCCAGTGGGTTTTCTACCCAGGGCAGTGTGTGTGGCAGCCCTGCTGgccccctgctccagcctcaaACACTCTTTTCTTGGACTCGGTTCCAGCTGGCCCATGAGAAATGTCTGTGGGGAGTTCCGGGGCTTATCGCCTGCCTCATGCTTTCCTGTGATAATCACCCCAGACGATAGTGGGGTCGatagcagctgggctgggaccaGCGCCCATGTGGGGCCTCTGATCTTGGGCCAAGGCGAGGGAAAGGCGAAGCTCAGGGCTCCCACGGTGCTCTGAGCACCCGAGAATGGCCTGGCTGTGCACGGCATGCTGAGGGAGTGAGGTGATGCCTTGCTGGGTCCGGTGCCACATGGCTGGGCCAGGGCATGGAGGTGCCTCTTGGCTGAGCTGCCATGGGGTGCTGGTGCTCCAACCCTAGGGCACAATGTGCAGAACAGCCCAAGTGGTTGATGCAGGCAAAACTCCTGAGTGCTCAGGTCGGGTTAGGCTGGTGCTGCAAACCCACAGCCGGGAGCATTTTAGGGTGCATGCATGGCCGTGGTGGTctctgaacaccagaggatGGAAGTGCTCCTGAATGAACTGTGGTCACCACTCAGCATCCTAACACTGCCCTCTCTCCCCAGCACGATGGGAAGCCCTTCTGCCACAAGCCCTGTTACGCCACACTGTTTGGCCCCAAAGGTATGTCTGTGCCCCCCCACTGcctgctcagggctgcaggaggggcaACGTCCCCTCATCCCCAATTGTGGCCTCAACAACATCGCAGAAGCCAGGCTAGCATGAGCTGAGCATCAAGCCAGCAAATTGCAGTCCCAGGCCTGCTGTCTGCTTGTGCAgagggagagaagagctgctggagggagggagggagggagggaggaaggaatctATTCTGACAGctgcccttttttttaaaatgttaaaaaaacaaattccCATTCCGACAGAAGGTGGAGTCACTCTCCTATCCcagatgtggctggagaaggccTGGGTCAGGAGAAAGCAAGCCAGGGCTGAAGTGCAGCCCTTGGCTCAGCGGGGCTGTGGGAGGTGGgacagggggctggggggatgaTGGAGACCTCGAGTGCTCCCaggcccccacagcccctctgtgcccctCTGCAGGGGTGAACATCGGCGGTGCTGGCTCGTACATCTATGACAAGCCGCAGATCGAGGGGCAGACTGCTCCGGGACCCATCGAGCACCCGGTGAaggtggaggagaggaaggTGAATGCTGCACCTCCCAAGGGACCCAGCAAAGGTGAGGGGCCGGGCAGGACAGGCAGCCTGGCCCTTTTCCCTGCTGGGCAGCCAGTCCAGAGCCACCACGTTTGGTGATGGTGTGGGGCGCGGGGTCCACCCCACTCAGGTGTGTCCTGGCTGAGATGTCTCCCCACTTCCCATCCACCTGTCCTCTTTTCTTCCAGCCTCCAGTGTCACCACCTTCACCGGGGAGCCCAACATGTGCCCACGCTGTGGCAAGAGAGTGTACTTTGGTAAGGTGGTGAGTGGGCAGTGGGTGCTGGCCTCAGGGTGGCATGGCCCCATGGGGTATGCAGGGGCATGcatggggctgggagtgggctTTGGATCAGAGAGGGGGTTGTGGGTATGGAGGAATGTGCCTGAAGGGCCTTCAGGGATGGCTCCTCTTGGATATACTCCTGGGTGCAGGGCTTTATCTGCATTGTATCCCCTGCTGTCACCTCCCACGTGGTAATGGCTGTCCTCAGCCATCCTCTGTCACCTGCGAGGCACCAGAGGGGTGGGAGGGATGTAGAAGGCTGGAGATCCTGAGTGCTCCCTTGGGATTTTGTGAGACCCCCATGGGGAATGCTCCCCTCAGCATGGTGCAGGGGGCTGGTGTGATCCTCCCTCCTTGTCCCACTCCAGCCGAGAAGGTGACTTCGCTGGGGAAGGACTGGCACCGTCCCTGCCTACGCTGTGAGCGCTGCAGCAAGACGCTGACCCCGGGGGGCCACGCCGAGGTAAGGGTGTCCCAGCCTTAGAAGCCTGGCCTGCACACTTCGGGATGCCAGTGGGGCATAGCTGAGATGTCCCAAGCCATCCCCATGGGCCCCCACAGCCTTTgcaggagggcagagctgggaggaccagcccctcagcctggggaagtgctgggggtgctggggtgtctgcagggaACAAGCAGAACGAGAGAGGTGTCCAGCAGGTGTACATGTCCTGGGGGCTGGATTTTCCCTGGCCCCCAGCCCAGGTGACAGGTTTctctctctgccctgcacagcacgATGGACAGCCGTACTGCCACAAGCCCTGCTACGGGATCCTCTTCGGGCCAAAGGGTGAGTGCCTGGGGCACGTGGGGTAGGGACCCAGTCCAGGGATGCGGGCCCTGCATGGGCTGCCACTCTTGATGCTCACGCCACCACCCAGAGGGGACATCTCTCTGGAGCACGCCACCTTCCTGTCCGTGTCCTCACCCTCCTGTTTCTTGCCCCATGCAGGTGTCAACACCGGAGCTGTGGGAAGCTACATCTACGACAAAGACCCTGAGGCGAAGAACCAGCCCTAGACAGCGTCCCCGCCCGCCTGCCTGCACGCTCTGTGCCCCTCCTGTACTaacctcctgctcccagctggagcagacCCTCACCAGGCTGGCCACGGAGCTGTGCCCTCTGCTGTCTCTACTCCGGGCAGGACAGCCCTGCCCCTGGGTTATATATCATAGTCTCTAATATAAGCTTCGGTGTTTAAAGGCAAAGGTAGACGGTATCTCTGGTGGTTCCCAATGCGCTCTGCCCTCCCCACCCCTTCCACCAGCCCCCCAAGCgtgggaggcagcagggcaggtgtgggggtgtccctgggtgcagGGGATGGTGGGTGGCACCCGAAGGGCTGAGGATGGGGGGAAGGTGGTGCCAGGAGTCCCACTGTGGGAGGGTGCTCCATGCTGTCCCTCAGTGCTTGGGGCTGGGGTCAGGGTGCCCAGTCCTCTTCCTCACCAGTGGCTGGAGATGTGTGACACCTGGCAGCATTGCCCTTCTCCTGGCCCTTCCCAGGCTCCATGCCCTGG
Protein-coding sequences here:
- the CRIP2 gene encoding cysteine-rich protein 2, which translates into the protein MASKCPKCDKTVYFAEKVSSLGKDWHKFCLKCERCNKTLTPGGHAEHDGKPFCHKPCYATLFGPKGVNIGGAGSYIYDKPQIEGQTAPGPIEHPVKVEERKVNAAPPKGPSKASSVTTFTGEPNMCPRCGKRVYFAEKVTSLGKDWHRPCLRCERCSKTLTPGGHAEHDGQPYCHKPCYGILFGPKGVNTGAVGSYIYDKDPEAKNQP